CCCTGCTGCCCGCAGTTGCAAGGCCGCCCGTCGGGCACCAGCACGATGTGGCCGAACTCGCCGCCGCCGCCGCGAGCCCCTCTGACGACGGCGCCGCGATCGTAGAGCCCGCCGCCGAAGCCGGTGCCCAGCGTGATCGCCACGATCGCCCGGCAGCCGCGCCCGGCGCCTACCCAGGCCTCGCCGTAGGCCGCGGCATTCCCGTCGTTGTCGCAGGACACCGGCAAGCCTGTCGCCGCGCGCAGTTCGGCGCCCAGCCGGGTGCCCGCCCAGTCCGGGATGTTGGGCGTGCCGTCCACCACGTCGCCCGTCTCCCAGTCCACGTGCCCGGCGCTCGAGACGCCGATGCCGATCACGGCCGCCGGCGCGGCGTCGCGCAGTTGCGTGGCGGCCGCCGCCATGGCGGCCAGGATGCCGGCGCGCGCGCCTCCTGGCGGCGTCGCGACCCGCACCTCCCGGATCACCTCGCCCTCGGCCGTGCACAGCCCGCCCAGGATCTTGGTACCGCCCAGATCCAGCCCGATGGCGAGCGGCGGCACGCTCACGGACCGCCGGGGGCGGCCACCGGTAGCGCGGCGGCGATGGCTTCTACGAAGCGCTTGCCGATCAACTGCGGGCGGGTGATGGCAGAACCCACGACCACGGCGTGCGCGCCCCGCCGGAGGCCCTCCGCCGCCTGCTCGGGAGTCCACACGTGCCCCTCCAGGATCACGGGCACCGGGCACTTCGCCACCAGGGCGTCGAGCAGGTCGTAGTCTGGGGTGTCGCGATGCCCGCCGCTCTGCAAGGTGTAGCCCGAAAGCGTGGTGGCGACCGCATTCGCTCCGTTGTGCGCCGCCGACAGGCCCTCGTCCACCGTCGAGATGTCCGCCACTATGGGCTTGCCGATTTCCAGGTGCACCAGCACCAGGGTGGTCGCGAGCGTCTGCCCGTCGGGCCGCGGATTGCTCGTGCCCTCGATGGCGATGGCGTCCGCGCCCGCATTGGCCACCTCCTGGACCGCCTTCCACGTGGGCGTGATCGTGGACCACAGCCCGGGCAGGTCCTTCTGCTTCCACAGGCCGAGCACCGGGATGGCGACCGCCGCCTTGATCGCCCGGATATCGTCGGGGCTCTCGGCGCGGATGGCCGCGGCGCCGGCCATCTCGGCCGCGCGGGCCATGGCGGCCATGTGCTCCGGGCCGTGCAGCGGTTCGCCCTTCTGGGCCTGGCACGAGATGATGAGCTTGCCCTTGACCGCATCCAGGAAACGCAAAGTCGGGGACCCCTCAGTCGAGTGCGCCGACGGCCGCCTCGACGGCCTCCAGCAGATCGCCGGAGCGCACCAGGGCGGCCGCGGCAGCCAGATCTTCGGTGATGGGCCGATCCCGGCCCAGGGCCTCGACATCGCGCCGCAGCCGCAGGCGGACGGCCTCGGGCCCCGCGCCGGGACGGAGGGGGTGGCGGTAATCCAGGCCCTGCACCGCGCACAGCAGCTCGATGGCCACGACCTGCTGGCAGTTGGAGAGGATCTCCGCGGCCTGGCGTGCGGCGATGGTGCCCATGCTGTTGTGGTCTTCCTGGCCGGCTCCGGTGGGGATGGAATCGACCGAGGCGGGATGCGCGAGGACCTTGTTCTCGCTGACCAGCGCCGCGGCCGTGTACTGCGCCATCATGTACCCGGAATTCAGGCCGCCATCAGGGGTGAGGAAGGCCGGCAACCCGTTGGAGTGTTGGGGGTTGACCAGGCGTTCGGTGCGGCGCTCCGCGATGCTGGCCAGCTCGCACAGGCCTATCTTGAGGAAGTCCATCGCCAGGGCGACCGGCTGGCCGTGGAAATGCCCGCCCGTCAGGACCTCGCCCCGGTCGGCGAAGATCAGCGGGTTGTCGGTCGCCGAGTTGATCTCGATTTCCAGCACGCGCCGCACGTGGGCGAACGCGTCCCGGCTGGCGCCATGAACCTGCGGCGCGCAGCGCAGCGAGTAGCAATCCTGCACCCGGTCGCAATCCGCATGCGAGGCGAAGATCTCGCTGTCTTCCGCCATGCGCAGGAGGTTGCGGGCGCTGGCGAGTTGCCCGGGGTGCGGCCGCAAGGCGTGGAAGTAAGGCAAGTAGGCTCGCGACGAGCCCATGGTCGCGTCCAGGGAGGTGGCGCAGGCGATGTCGGCGACCTTTGCGAGTTGCTCGGCACCGGCGAGGGCCAGCGCGCCGACGGCGGTCATGGCCTGCGTGCCGTTTATGAGCGCCAGGCCTTCCTTGGCGCCCAGCCGCAGCGGCCGCAGGCCCGCCTCGCGGAAAGCCTGCGCCGCCGCCAGGCGCTGGCCCGCCCGCTCGACGAAGCCCTCGCCGATCAGGCACAGGGCCACGTGCGAGAGCGGCGCGAGATCGCCCGAGGACCCGACCGAGCCCTGGCATGGCACCTCGGGATGCAGCCCGTGATTGAGCATCGCCAGGAGCAACTCGATGGTCTCGGCGCGGACGCCCGAAACTCCCTTGGCAAGGGCGTTGGCGCGCAGCAGCAGCATGGCCCGCACGGGCGCCCGGCCCAGCAGGGGCCCGACGCCGGCCGCATGGCTGCGGACCAGGTTGACCTGCAGATCCGAGACCGCGTGCGGCGGGATGCGCCGGTCCTTCAAGGCGCCGAAGCCGGTGGTGACGCCGTAGATCACCCGCCCGTCGGCGACGACGTCCTCGATGAACCGGCGGCTGGCGGCCACCCGATCGCGACAGTCCGGATCCAGCGCCACGGGCCGATCGTGGCAGGCCACCGCCACGACCTCGCCCAGGGTTAGCCCGTCGCCCCCGACCAGGACGGGCGACGCGGTGGCAACCGCCGCCATGGCTTACCGGGCCCGGGCGTCGGCCAGATCGGGCGCCACGAACCTGGCCACGTCGGGGATGCGCTCGGGAAGCAGCTTCCAGAGCTCGGCGCGAAGCTCCCCCGACCGGGCCAGCAGGGCCGCGGCCTCGTCCGCGCGCTCCTTCGCCCAGTCGGCGTCCTTGATCGACCCGAGGTTGATCGCCACGTTCAGCAAGGCACCCTCCAGGCCGGCCAGCGCCAAGAGGCCGCCGACGCCGGCATCCGACGCCGCGTTGGAGTTGCCGTGGGTGAGGGCCGACAGGGAGAGTTCGGCGGCGGCCAGGGCCTTCCGGGCCGAGGCCAGAGGCACCTCGGCGGCCGCCTTGGTCGCCTCCTGGATGGCCGCGGATCGGGCGGCCTTCTCGGCGTCATTCTCCCTGGGCAGCGCCATGGCCGCGACGACTCCCTGGTACGCCTCGGTATCCGCGTCCACGGCTTCCAGCAACTCGCCCTGGAGGTGGGCGCCTTCGTCCCGCAGATGCTCGGCGGTCTCGCGCACGTCCTCGTACCTGGGTTTCAAAGTCAGGTGGCCGACCATCCCGACCAGGGCGCCGCCCAGCGCGCCCGCGAGGGCCGCCGCCGACCCGCCGCCGGGCGTCACGTCGCTCGAGCCCAGCTTCGCGGCGAAATCCGCCACCGACAGGTCGGTGAGGGCCTGCCCCGCCTCGCGTTCCTTGCGGATCCGCTCCTCGAGGACCAGGTCAGGCGACCAGTTGCCCGCCTGGAGGTAGTATGCGGCGCTCTCGGCCAGCGCCGCCTGCGGGACCAGGCCCACGATCTCGGAATCGACCACGCGGGCGCCGTAGCGGGCGGCCTCTGCCTTCACGAGTTCCTGGATCCGGTAGATGGGGGTCTTCTCGAAGTCTAGCAGGTTCATCGAGACCTGGGCGCAGCCGCGCTCCGCAAGGTCGACGCCCATCGCCTGGATATGCGGCAGGCCGCCGCCCGAGGCGCGCACCGCCTTGGCGATCGCCTGGGCTACCTGCACTCGGGGAGTGTCGAGTTGCAGGTTGTAGGCAATGAGGAACGGCCGGGCGCCGATGGCGGTGGCGCCGGCGCGCGGATGCGGCGCGGCGGGGCCGAAGTCGGGCTGCCACTCGGGCTTCGCCAGCTTCTCGGCGAGCCCCTCGAACTCGCCCTTGCGGATGCTGGCGAGGACCTTGCGGCCCGGGTGCGACGCCGCCTCCGCATACAGGAAGACCGGCAGATCGAACCGCGACGCCACCTCGGCGGCGACCTCCCGCGCCAGGTCGGCGCAGAACGCCAGGTCGCAGCCCTGCACCGGAACGAACGGCACGACGTCGACCGCGCCCATCCGGGGGTGCTCGCCCTTGTGCTCCCGCATGTCGACGTGGGCGAGGGTCGCCTCGAAGAGCCGCAGCACGGCTCCCCGCACAGCCCGCGCCGAGCCGGCGATGGTGAAGACCGTGCGGTTGTGCGATGCGTCGCTCGAGCGATCGAGGCGCACGACCCCGGGCTCGCAGCCCAGCGCCTCCCAGAGGGCGTCAACGACTTCCGGGCGCCGGCCCTCGCTTACGTTGGGGACACATTCGATCAGCTGCGACATGGAAGGAAGTATCCCATGAGGTATCCACCGGTTGCGCCGATCGCTCGCAAGATACGCCGGCACGGAGGCCGGCGCATCTCGATTCCGGGTGGGGCCGGCCCCGTGCCGGCCTTACTTGAACTCGATCTTCCTGATCCGGTTGTTTCCGGCGTCCGACACGAAGAGCGACCCGCTGGCGCTCAGCGCGATGGCCGCCGGATCCTTGAACCTGGCCTCCCGGCCCGGCCCGTCCTTGTACCCGGCGCCGCCGCCGGCGACCGTCGTGACGGTCCCGTCCGGCTTGACGCGGCGGATCGCATGGTTGCCCGCATCGACCACGAAGAGGTCGTCATTGGGCGCGATGGCCAGGGCCGATGGCTTGTTGAACCGCGCCTCCTTGCCCTTGCCGTCCTTGAAGCCCGGCGTGCCGTCGCCCGCCAGGGTCGAGACGTTGCCTTGCCGATCCACGTGGCGAATGGCGTGGTTGCCCGTGTCGGCCACATAGAGGCTCTGGGTCGAGGTGACCGCGATCGCCTTGGGATCGCGGAACATCGCCTGCAGGGCGAACCCGTCGATATAGCCGGTGAAGCGGCTGCCGACCTGGCACTGCGACTTGTCGGCCACGCATTTGTTGTCGGTGATGGTGACCGACGGCCCGAAGACGCGGTGGCCGCCTTCCTTGGGGCGAGTGTCGAGCTTCCAGTCGCGCAACGTGAAGTAACCCCGGCCCTGCGCGTCCACCGTCTTGAGATCGATCAGCGGGCAGGGCGTGGGCGTCGGCTTGGGCGTGGCGGCCGGCGTCGGCGTCGGCGAGGGTGTCGGAGTCGGCGACGCGCTGGCATCGGGAGTCGGGGTTGGTGTCGGGGCCGGCGTGGGAGACGGCGACGCCGTGGGCGTCGGGCTGGGTGTCGGGGACGCGGTCGCCACGAGCCCGGGCACGAAATCGATCCAGTCGAAGCTCTGGAACGTCAGCATCCGGTCGTTCAGCTCGTCGTAGGTCGTGATCCCGCACGCGAGCACCGGCCAGACCTGCGACGAGTTGACGATGGCCAGCTTGGTCCCCTTGGTGATGGCGTAGAGCGCGCCGTCCGGGCCGCGCACCGGCCCGATGACGGCACTGTTGGTCGGAGCGCCCGAGACCACGAAGCCGTTCTCGTCGATGATGCGCATCTGGCCGTTGAAGGAGTCCCAGACCCAGAGCGCGCCGTTCTGTGCGAAGGCCATGCCCGCGGTCTTGCCGAACTGGGCCTCGTCCCGGAAGCCGTCTCCGCCGCCCTTGGTCCCCCTGCCGGCAAACGTCGAGACCTCGGTGGTCTCGTAGCTTCCGGA
The Candidatus Tanganyikabacteria bacterium genome window above contains:
- the ftcD gene encoding glutamate formimidoyltransferase, which gives rise to MSQLIECVPNVSEGRRPEVVDALWEALGCEPGVVRLDRSSDASHNRTVFTIAGSARAVRGAVLRLFEATLAHVDMREHKGEHPRMGAVDVVPFVPVQGCDLAFCADLAREVAAEVASRFDLPVFLYAEAASHPGRKVLASIRKGEFEGLAEKLAKPEWQPDFGPAAPHPRAGATAIGARPFLIAYNLQLDTPRVQVAQAIAKAVRASGGGLPHIQAMGVDLAERGCAQVSMNLLDFEKTPIYRIQELVKAEAARYGARVVDSEIVGLVPQAALAESAAYYLQAGNWSPDLVLEERIRKEREAGQALTDLSVADFAAKLGSSDVTPGGGSAAALAGALGGALVGMVGHLTLKPRYEDVRETAEHLRDEGAHLQGELLEAVDADTEAYQGVVAAMALPRENDAEKAARSAAIQEATKAAAEVPLASARKALAAAELSLSALTHGNSNAASDAGVGGLLALAGLEGALLNVAINLGSIKDADWAKERADEAAALLARSGELRAELWKLLPERIPDVARFVAPDLADARAR
- a CDS encoding ROK family protein, translating into MPPLAIGLDLGGTKILGGLCTAEGEVIREVRVATPPGGARAGILAAMAAAATQLRDAAPAAVIGIGVSSAGHVDWETGDVVDGTPNIPDWAGTRLGAELRAATGLPVSCDNDGNAAAYGEAWVGAGRGCRAIVAITLGTGFGGGLYDRGAVVRGARGGGGEFGHIVLVPDGRPCNCGQQGCVEAYVSGTALEKQARALWGPEAGSRDVFERSRAGEAAALELVDEFARHLALVIVSLFNIADPDRLLVGGGLSTQADLYLPATRRRLARYFGG
- the hutH gene encoding histidine ammonia-lyase; the encoded protein is MAAVATASPVLVGGDGLTLGEVVAVACHDRPVALDPDCRDRVAASRRFIEDVVADGRVIYGVTTGFGALKDRRIPPHAVSDLQVNLVRSHAAGVGPLLGRAPVRAMLLLRANALAKGVSGVRAETIELLLAMLNHGLHPEVPCQGSVGSSGDLAPLSHVALCLIGEGFVERAGQRLAAAQAFREAGLRPLRLGAKEGLALINGTQAMTAVGALALAGAEQLAKVADIACATSLDATMGSSRAYLPYFHALRPHPGQLASARNLLRMAEDSEIFASHADCDRVQDCYSLRCAPQVHGASRDAFAHVRRVLEIEINSATDNPLIFADRGEVLTGGHFHGQPVALAMDFLKIGLCELASIAERRTERLVNPQHSNGLPAFLTPDGGLNSGYMMAQYTAAALVSENKVLAHPASVDSIPTGAGQEDHNSMGTIAARQAAEILSNCQQVVAIELLCAVQGLDYRHPLRPGAGPEAVRLRLRRDVEALGRDRPITEDLAAAAALVRSGDLLEAVEAAVGALD
- a CDS encoding N-acetylmannosamine-6-phosphate 2-epimerase, encoding MSRPWAGIGPSPKIWLPRPPWCAPAICWRPSRRPSAHSTEGSPTLRFLDAVKGKLIISCQAQKGEPLHGPEHMAAMARAAEMAGAAAIRAESPDDIRAIKAAVAIPVLGLWKQKDLPGLWSTITPTWKAVQEVANAGADAIAIEGTSNPRPDGQTLATTLVLVHLEIGKPIVADISTVDEGLSAAHNGANAVATTLSGYTLQSGGHRDTPDYDLLDALVAKCPVPVILEGHVWTPEQAAEGLRRGAHAVVVGSAITRPQLIGKRFVEAIAAALPVAAPGGP